Part of the Lagenorhynchus albirostris chromosome 19, mLagAlb1.1, whole genome shotgun sequence genome, gctcctgacgcgcaggctcagcggccatggctcacgggcccagccgctccgcggcatgttgggatcctcccggaccagggcacgaacccgggtcccctgcaccggcaggcggactctcaaccactgcgccaccagggaagccctccaatatcaatttttaaaacctgTATTCTATatgtctctctttttgttttttgatacaaTTATTCAcaagccttccttccttccttccttcctccctttttctcaGTCATTTCATCCTAGATCTTCCCAACTGAACACTAAAGTCTGGAAAACATTCTATCTTCCTGCCTTCTCTAGTGCTCAACTCTGCCTTCATTCTGACTGCCAATATCCTTTTCCCATGTGGACCCCTCTCTCCACAGGCTGTGGCTTTCTCATCTGGGGAATTAGTTCATCCTTGCTTTTATGAGATTAGGTACTTGTTTCTGGGCTGTTTCAAGGATCCTTTAGGACATTTCACATCCCGCTAACTTCATGTTTTAACATGTTTGATCGGCAGGGTCTCAGCTCCATCGTTGGTGGCCCCATTCTTAGGGACATCCAGTGCAGTTTCCCCTCTGactcccctccctgctcccacccatCTTCCCAGAACCACACCCTTTCACACCCTCACCTGAGGAGGGAAGCTCCGACTTACAGGATTTGCATGTTGGGCTGTGGAAGcaaagatgagagagaaaagcATAAACAGGCTCAGTTGCGCAGGCTTTCTGGGAAGCACCTGGCAGGCCCCGGGGGCCCTTTTGTTTGGCAGCCCCCCTGTGCCCCAGgccactcccacccctccccgTCTCTCCCCACTGCTGCCGGACCTCTCAGACCTGGAGTCCGCCTTCCTGCACTTCATCTTCTTGCCTGTTAGGACAGAGACAGAACAGAACAAGGAGACAGGACATAAGGGTCTGCACAAAAGCCAGCAAGGGAACTGCAGGTGCCCAGGGCTTTGGAGCCCAAGAAGGGGTCACACTTACTGATGATGATGAGGATGCCCAGCAGGAACAATATGGTGGCCAGAGTCATGCCCACGGTCTGGACAGTGTCATAGTC contains:
- the FXYD7 gene encoding FXYD domain-containing ion transport regulator 7; amino-acid sequence: MATPTQVTTKVPQEPDPFYYDYDTVQTVGMTLATILFLLGILIIISKKMKCRKADSRSESPTCKSCKSELPSSAPGGGGV